In Erigeron canadensis isolate Cc75 chromosome 1, C_canadensis_v1, whole genome shotgun sequence, a single window of DNA contains:
- the LOC122586019 gene encoding uncharacterized protein LOC122586019 isoform X2 has product MEKQPGAVDFKVGQLAELRTFQTGYRGAWFRCKILNIIPEKMKVNLQYYDFDQEKPSWEPIYKAPPHGRKTRQFKKQLMLRPRYPPMYHISEVPPAKSISEVCVVINGRWKVGDTVDWYFDSIYWSARVIKVLSDVEVQIELPMPPAGEGQVYDAYCKDLRPFLDWSEREGWTLPTGGETSGNAQLIFPSKQEVENAACSPLNVSSSTRISAEGGSERQSKDVNLDNNFMEGDMKKQSSAHVDTAISEEKVQSEDVKMDDDFTEGDTQEQSSYPVDTVICEKNMQNTDVEMVVDFAVRDTKKQSSDPVDAVIVYEKEQSKDVKMDDEFVLAHTEKQSSDLVHTVMEEKVQCEDVKMNDDGVEESVCAEESAVDECDIDRGTSLNIMHEYTLEAAVTDLEELANKIKWLKAILNNNGNQSTINHTPSWKLEPFLSH; this is encoded by the exons ATGGAGAAGCAGCCTGGTGCTGTGGATTTCAAAGTTGGCCAACTGGCGGAATTGAGAACCTTCCAGACAGGATATCGTGGTGCCTGGTTCCGTTGCAAG ATCTTGAATATCATCCCGGAAAAGATGAAGGTCAACCTGCAGTACTACGATTTTGACCAAGAAA AGCCAAGCTGGGAACCGATTTACAAAGCACCTCCTCATGGCAGGAAGACAAGGCAGTTTAAAAAACAACTGATGTTGCGGCCTCGTTATCCTCCAATGTATCATATAAGTGAAGTGCCTCCTGCCAAATcaatttcagaagtttgtgttgTGATAAATGGTAGATGGAAGGTTGGGGATACGGTGGACTGGTATTTTGACAGTATTTATTGGTCTGCAAGGGTGATCAAAGTATTGAGCGACGTTGAGGTTCAG ATAGAGTTGCCAATGCCTCCAGCAGGAGAAGGCCAAGTTTATGATGCATACTGTAAGGATTTACGCCCGTTCTTAGATTGGTCAGAAAGAGAAGGCTGGACATTGCCTACC GGAGGCGAGACTTCAGGCAATGCACAACTTATCTTTCCATCAAAACAAG AAGTTGAGAATGCTGCTTGTTCACCTCTCAATGTATCTTCCAGCACACGTATATCAGCGGAGGGAGGTTCAGAAAGACAGAGTAAAGATGTAAATTTGGATAATAATTTTATGGAGGGAGATATGAAGAAACAGAGTTCAGCTCATGTGGATACTGCTATTTCTGAAGAAAAGGTGCAGAGTGAAGATGTAAAAATGGATGATGATTTTACAGAGGGAGATACCCAAGAACAGAGCTCATATCCCGTGGATACTGTTATCTGTGAGAAAAACATGCAGAATACAGATGTGGAAATGGTTGTTGACTTTGCGGTGAGAGATACAAAAAAACAGAGTTCAGATCCCGTGGATGCTGTTATCGTATATGAAAAAGAGCAGAGTAAAGATGTAAAAATGGACGATGAATTTGTGTTGGCACATACAGAAAAACAGAGTTCAGATCTTGTGCATACTGTTATGGAGGAAAAAGTGCAGTGTGAGGATGTGAAAATGAATGATGATGGTGTTGAAGAGAGTGTGTGTGCGGAAGAGTCAGCAGTAGATGAATGTGATATTGACCGTGGCACAAGCTTGAACATAATGCATGAGTACACACTGGAAGCAGCTGTTACTGACCTGGAGGAACTTGCTAACAAAATCAAATGGCTGAAGGCCATTCTAAATAACAATGGCAATCAATCAACTATTAATCATACCCCGTCTTGGAAGCTTGAGCCCTTCCTATCACATTAG
- the LOC122586019 gene encoding uncharacterized protein LOC122586019 isoform X1, which produces MEKQPGAVDFKVGQLAELRTFQTGYRGAWFRCKILNIIPEKMKVNLQYYDFDQEKPSWEPIYKAPPHGRKTRQFKKQLMLRPRYPPMYHISEVPPAKSISEVCVVINGRWKVGDTVDWYFDSIYWSARVIKVLSDVEVQIELPMPPAGEGQVYDAYCKDLRPFLDWSEREGWTLPTVGGETSGNAQLIFPSKQEVENAACSPLNVSSSTRISAEGGSERQSKDVNLDNNFMEGDMKKQSSAHVDTAISEEKVQSEDVKMDDDFTEGDTQEQSSYPVDTVICEKNMQNTDVEMVVDFAVRDTKKQSSDPVDAVIVYEKEQSKDVKMDDEFVLAHTEKQSSDLVHTVMEEKVQCEDVKMNDDGVEESVCAEESAVDECDIDRGTSLNIMHEYTLEAAVTDLEELANKIKWLKAILNNNGNQSTINHTPSWKLEPFLSH; this is translated from the exons ATGGAGAAGCAGCCTGGTGCTGTGGATTTCAAAGTTGGCCAACTGGCGGAATTGAGAACCTTCCAGACAGGATATCGTGGTGCCTGGTTCCGTTGCAAG ATCTTGAATATCATCCCGGAAAAGATGAAGGTCAACCTGCAGTACTACGATTTTGACCAAGAAA AGCCAAGCTGGGAACCGATTTACAAAGCACCTCCTCATGGCAGGAAGACAAGGCAGTTTAAAAAACAACTGATGTTGCGGCCTCGTTATCCTCCAATGTATCATATAAGTGAAGTGCCTCCTGCCAAATcaatttcagaagtttgtgttgTGATAAATGGTAGATGGAAGGTTGGGGATACGGTGGACTGGTATTTTGACAGTATTTATTGGTCTGCAAGGGTGATCAAAGTATTGAGCGACGTTGAGGTTCAG ATAGAGTTGCCAATGCCTCCAGCAGGAGAAGGCCAAGTTTATGATGCATACTGTAAGGATTTACGCCCGTTCTTAGATTGGTCAGAAAGAGAAGGCTGGACATTGCCTACCGTG GGAGGCGAGACTTCAGGCAATGCACAACTTATCTTTCCATCAAAACAAG AAGTTGAGAATGCTGCTTGTTCACCTCTCAATGTATCTTCCAGCACACGTATATCAGCGGAGGGAGGTTCAGAAAGACAGAGTAAAGATGTAAATTTGGATAATAATTTTATGGAGGGAGATATGAAGAAACAGAGTTCAGCTCATGTGGATACTGCTATTTCTGAAGAAAAGGTGCAGAGTGAAGATGTAAAAATGGATGATGATTTTACAGAGGGAGATACCCAAGAACAGAGCTCATATCCCGTGGATACTGTTATCTGTGAGAAAAACATGCAGAATACAGATGTGGAAATGGTTGTTGACTTTGCGGTGAGAGATACAAAAAAACAGAGTTCAGATCCCGTGGATGCTGTTATCGTATATGAAAAAGAGCAGAGTAAAGATGTAAAAATGGACGATGAATTTGTGTTGGCACATACAGAAAAACAGAGTTCAGATCTTGTGCATACTGTTATGGAGGAAAAAGTGCAGTGTGAGGATGTGAAAATGAATGATGATGGTGTTGAAGAGAGTGTGTGTGCGGAAGAGTCAGCAGTAGATGAATGTGATATTGACCGTGGCACAAGCTTGAACATAATGCATGAGTACACACTGGAAGCAGCTGTTACTGACCTGGAGGAACTTGCTAACAAAATCAAATGGCTGAAGGCCATTCTAAATAACAATGGCAATCAATCAACTATTAATCATACCCCGTCTTGGAAGCTTGAGCCCTTCCTATCACATTAG
- the LOC122585215 gene encoding serine/threonine-protein kinase BLUS1, translating to METHHISKSHSTKMAHHEDELKRVTYPLDPNSYQILNEIGRGCSAVVYKALCTTTSSVVAIKSIDLDKSTTDDFDNIRREAKTMSLLSHPNILKAHCSFTVGQRLWVVMPFMSAGSLQSIIASCFPNGISESCISIVLKETLLGLCYLHDQGHLHRDIKAGNILMDSNGSIKLADFGVSASIYESSSRCLMFNEITGTPYWMAPEVINSYNGYSYKADIWSFGITALELAQGRPPLSNLPFSESLVMKITKGLRFSDYQKEEEKGRHKSNIPKLSKYFKEMIGLCLDLDPLKRPTAQKLLKHYFFKNCKGCDFLVKNLLQGLPSVEVRFKKHKLQRIASMTKEQREHDIEDEDEEIEGGSSLQKHRRISGWNFNLDANCDQLNPIFPIGDTTSSISKDLDQGLPTEKGTKDDDFVKQITVGGESLISGKEGESTDASKASSPSAVSSGCGGGELDIGGIDREVVVGSLKTLKRSLDDQREKVMYMLAVVGAEESGGDGDKEEKLMQVIEKLRLELENEKRKSSSLESELEFLKLHITSTSDV from the exons TGGAAACTCATCACATTTCAAAAAGTCACTCCACCAAAATGGCTCATCATGAAGATGAACTCAAAAGAGTCACTTACCCACTCGATCCCAACAGCTATCAAATCCTCAACGAAATCGGTAGAGGATGCAGCGCCGTGGTCTACAAGGCGTTATGCACCACTACCTCCTCCGTTGTTGCCATCAAGTCTATTGACCTTGATAAATCAACCACCGACGATTTTGATAATATTCGTCGTGAAGCCAAAACAATGTCTCTTTTATCTCACCCGAATATCCTGAAAGCCCATTGCTCTTTCACGGTGGGCCAACGTCTCTGGGTGGTCATGCCTTTCATGTCCGCGGGCTCACTCCAATCCATTATTGCATCTTGCTTTCCAAATGGAATTTCTGAGTCTTGTATTTCGATAGTTTTAAAAGAAACGTTATTGGGCCTTTGTTATCTTCATGATCAAGGCCATCTTCACAGAGATATCAAGGCTGGCAATATATTAATGGACTCAAATGGGTCAATCAAGTTAGCAGATTTTGGTGTTTCGGCATCTATTTATGAATCTAGTTCTCGTTGTCTTATGTTTAACGAAATCACTGGGACGCCTTATTGGATGGCACCAGAAGTTATAAATTCATATAATGGATATAGCTACAAGGCTGATATATGGTCATTTGGAATCACTGCACTTGAGTTAGCACAAGGGAGACCTCCATTATCCAACCTTCCATTTTCGGAATCTTTAGTGATGAAGATAACAAAAGGTTTACGCTTTTCAGATTACCAAAAAGAGGAAGAGAAAGGGCGGCACAAGAGTAATATTCCCAAGTTGTCGAAATATTTCAAGGAGATGATTGGATTGTGTCTAGATCTTGATCCTTTGAAACGCCCAACTGCGCAGAAATTGTTGAAGCATTATTTCTTCAAGAATTGTAAAGGGTGTGACTTTCTTGTGAAGAATTTGCTTCAGGGGTTGCCTTCTGTTGAAGTCAGGTTCAAAAAACATAAACTTCAAAGAATTGCATCAATGACTAAAGAACAAAGGGAACATGATATTGAAGACGAAGACGAAGAAATTGAAGGTGGTAGTAGTTTGCAGAAACACAGGAGGATTAGTGGATGGAATTTTAATTTGGATGCTAATTGTGATCAGTTAAATCCTATTTTTCCCATTGGGGACACAACCAGTAGTATATCCAAGGATCTTGATCAAG GTTTACCAACGGAAAAAGGTACTAAGGACGATGATTTTGTGAAACAAATTACAGTTGGGGGAGAGAGTTTGATATCTGGAAAAGAAGGAGAGTCTACAGATGCAAGCAAAGCAAGTTCTCCTAGTGCGGTAAGTAGTggatgtggtggtggtgagcTTGATATCGGTGGGATTGATAGGGAAGTTGTTGTAGGGAGCTTGAAGACATTGAAGAGGAGTTTGGATGATCAAAGAGAGAAAGTTATGTATATGCTTGCTGTGGTTGGAGCCGAAGagagtggtggtgatggtgataaAGAGGAGAAGCTAATGCAAGTGATTGAGAAGCTAAGATTGGAGTTAGAGAATGAGAAGAGGAAATCGTCTAGCTTAGAGTCGGAGTTGGAGTTTCTGAAGTTGCATATCACAAGTACTTCTGATGTCTAA
- the LOC122604965 gene encoding TNF receptor-associated factor homolog 1a-like isoform X2 — protein sequence MTSEALAEWRSSEQVENGIASTSPPYWDTDVDDGCGPRPSELFIRHTWKIDKFSEINKKELRSNVFDIGGYKWYILIYPKGCEVSHHLSLFLCVADHETLHPGWSQFAQFTIAVVNKDPKKSKYSDTLHRFWKKEHDWGWKKFIELSKVLDGFVDADTLTIKAQVQVIRERADHLFRCLDRQYRRELVRVYLSNVEQVCRRFVEEKRGRFGKLIEDKVRWSSFCTFWLGIDKIGRRGMSREKSDSILKVAVKHFFLEKEVASTLVMDSLYSGLKALERQTNNKKLNGNCVDAEAPIPIVLVEKDSFILVDDILLLLERAALESLPPKDEKGPQNRTKDGGLGEDFSKDSFERDERRLTELGRRTFEIFILAHIFSKVEVAYQEVVSLRRQEELIREEEAAWMTGNEQKAKRGASEKEKKSKKKQVR from the exons ATGACAAGTGAAGCGTTGGCGGAATGGCGGTCATCTGAGCAGGTGGAGAATGGGATTGCTTCGACATCGCCTCCGTATTGGGatactgatgttgatgacggTTGCG GACCAAGACCTTCAGAGTTATTTATTAGGCATACGTGGAAGATAGACAAGTTTTCAgagattaataaaaaagaacttcGTAGTAATGTGTTTGATATCGGTGGCTACAAATG GTACATTTTGATCTACCCCAAAGGTTGCGAAGTGTCCCATCACTTATCTTTATTTCTCTGTGTTGCAGATCATGAAACGCTACACCCAG GTTGGAGTCAGTTTGCACAGTTTACAATAGCTGTTGTGAATAAGGAccccaaaaaatcaaaatattctG ACACATTACATCGATTCTGGAAGAAAGAGCATGACTGGGGATGGAAAAAGTTCATAGAGTTATCTAAAGTTTTAGATGGTTTTGTTGACGCTGATACCCTTACAATAAAAGCTCAAGTCCAAGTTATCAG GGAGAGAGCTGATCATCTATTCCGCTGCCTTGATCGTCAATATAGGAGAGAACTTGTTAGGGTATATTTGTCAAATGTAGAGCAAGTATGTCGCCGCTTTGTGGAAGAAAAGAGAGGAAGGTTTGGAAAGTTGATAGAAGATAAAGTTAGATGGTCAAG TTTCTGCACTTTCTGGTTGGGAATTGATAAAATTGGCAGGCGCGGTATGTCAAGGGAGAAGTCGGATTCGATATTGAAAGTTGCTGTGAAGCACTTCTTTTTAGAAAAGGAAGTTGCATCTACTTTAGTGATGGATTCCTTATATAGTGGACTGAAGGCCCTTGAACGTCAGACCAATAACAAGAAATTAAACGGAAATTGCGTGGATGCTGAAGCACCAATACCTATAGTGCTGGTGGAGAAAGACTCGTTTATTCTGGTtgatgatatattattattgcttGAGAGGGCAGCCTTGGAATCATTGCCGCCAAAGGATGAGAAAGGTCCTCAGAACCGAACCAAG GATGGTGGGTTAGGGGAGGATTTCAGCAAGGACTCTTTTGAACGTGACGAAAGGCGTCTTACTGAACTGGGACGTAGGAcctttgaaatttttattctGGCACATATATTCAG TAAAGTAGAAGTTGCATACCAGGAGGTTGTTTCTTTGAGAAGGCAAGAGGAGCTTATACGTGAAGAAGAAGCAGCATGGATGACTGGGAATGAACAGAAAGCAAAGCGGGGTGCATccgaaaaggaaaagaaatctAAAAAGAAACAG GTTCGGTGA
- the LOC122593412 gene encoding cellulose synthase-like protein G2, with amino-acid sequence MAAATVSQRHTATVSLNTCSVQQPRATAQRLHIIFHLIATLAILYYRFTNLIHGDVPTLPWALVTSAEVIFAFVWFLTQAFRWRPVAREVSLQNLPDDNELPKVDVFICTADPSKEPTLEVMNTVLSAMGLDYPSDKLSVYLSDDGGAPSTLYAIKEAYSFAKSWLPFCRKYGIKSRCPDSFFSTYGHDELLFRSDEFEVDEENMKLAYEQFKDDVERRTNGASSINDRPPCVEIIHDNQKSGDDEVQMPLLVYVSRERRPSLPHRFKAGALNTLLRVSGVLSNAPYMLVLDCDMYCNEPASAKQAMCFHLDPKLSSSLAFVQFPQIFYNVSQKDIYDGQARSAYRTKYQGMDGIGGTICSGTGYYLRKKALYESPNQQDEHLVRPMESFGQSTKFIESLKKEDSQTELFPTVIIEETKKLASCSYEDNTKWGKQIGYSYDSLLESSFTGYLLHTKGWKSVYLYPKRPCFLGCTTIDMKDALVQLMKWSSGLLQVGLSRFNPLVYGASRMTIFQSMCYAYFMYTPILSIASLLYGTIPPLCLLNGVSLYPTASNPWFKVFAAVYVSSLLQHLYEVLSSDGSFVTWWNEQRIYFIKCVSALLFGCLDVAMKSFGVAKANFRLTNKVVDQEKLAKYEKGTFDLEGAKMFMIPLTVMVLLNVVCFVGGVKGVISNGNLDEMFGQLFMSWTTLLFSYPILKGLVPNKTKSKKIKN; translated from the exons ATGGCAGCTGCCACTGTCTCCCAACGCCATACCGCCACAGTCTCTCTTAACACATGCTCCGTTCAACAACCACGAGCCACTGCCCAAAGACTTCACATCATTTTTCACTTGATAGCCACATTAGCCATCTTGTACTATAGATTCACCAACCTAATACATGGTGATGTACCCACCTTACCATGGGCTCTAGTTACTTCGGCCGAAGTTATCTTTGCCTTCGTTTGGTTCTTAACACAAGCCTTTCGATGGCGTCCAGTGGCTAGGGAGGTTTCACTTCAAAACCTCCCTGATGACAATGAGTTGCCTAAAGTGGACGTGTTCATATGCACTGCAGACCCTAGTAAGGAGCCTACGTTGGAGGTTATGAACACGGTATTGTCTGCTATGGGACTTGATTACCCATCAGACAAACTATCAGTTTATTTGTCTGATGATGGTGGCGCGCCTTCAACGCTTTATGCTATCAAGGAAGCATATTCTTTTGCAAAGAGCTGGTTACCTTTTTGTAGAAAGTATGGGATCAAAAGTAGGTGCCCAGACTCATTTTTCTCTACATATGGACATGATGAGTTACTTTTTAGAAGTGATGAATTTGAAGTAGATGAAGAGAACATGAAG TTAGCATACGAACAATTCAAAGACGACGTAGAACGAAGAACCAATGGAGCTTCTTCTATAAACGATCGGCCACCATGTGTGGag ATAATACACGACAACCAAAAGAGTGGggatgatgaagttcaaatgCCTCTGCTTGTCTATGTATCACGGGAAAGAAGACCTTCTCTTCCTCATCGTTTCAAAGCCGGAGCTTTAAACACTCTT CTTCGAGTTTCTGGAGTTTTGAGCAACGCTCCATACATGCTTGTGCTGGATTGTGACATGTATTGCAATGAACCTGCATCTGCAAAACAGGCAATGTGTTTCCACCTTGATCCAAAGCTCTCAAGTTCGCTTGCATTCGTCCAATTCCCTCAAATCTTCTATAACGTAAGCCAAAAAGATATCTACGACGGTCAAGCAAGATCAGCATACAGG ACAAAATATCAAGGGATGGACGGGATTGGGGGCACGATTTGTTCAGGAACAGGTTATTACTTGAGGAAAAAAGCGTTGTACGAATCTCCTAATCAACAAG ATGAACATCTTGTGCGTCCAATGGAGAGCTTTGGTCAGTCTACCAAGTTCATAGAGTCATTAAAAAAGGAAGATAGTCAAACAGAACTATTCCCAACGGTCATTATAGAAGAAACTAAGAAGCTTGCTTCCTGCTCGTATGAAGATAATACCAAATGGGGCAAACAAATTGGTTACTCATATGATTCATTACTAGAGAGCAGTTTCACCGGTTATTTGCTGCACACAAAAGGATGGAAATCTGTTTATCTATACCCAAAAAGGCCCTGTTTCTTGGGTTGCACCACCATTGACATGAAAGACGCCTTGGTTCAGCTCATGAAATGGTCGTCAGGTTTGCTTCAAGTTGGTCTATCCAGGTTCAACCCTCTTGTGTATGGGGCATCTAGAATGACAATCTTTCAAAGTATGTGTTATGCCTACTTCATGTACACTCCAATTTTGTCAATTGCATCTCTGCTTTATGGAACCATACCACCATTGTGCCTTCTTAATGGCGTCTCATTGTACCCCACG GCATCAAATCCATGGTTTAAAGTGTTTGCTGCGGTTTATGTATCTTCACTTTTGCAACATTTATACGAAGTATTGTCATCCGACGGATCATTTGTGACATGGTGGAATGAACAAAGAATCTATTTCATAAAATGCGTTAGTGCATTGCTATTTGGTTGTCTTGATGTAGCGATGAAGTCATTTGGCGTTGCCAAAGCTAATTTCAGATTGACAAACAAAGTGGTGGATCAAGAGAAACTCGCGAAATATGAGAAAGGTACCTTTGATCTTGAAGGTGCAAAGATGTTCATGATACCGTTGACAGTCATGGTTTTGTTGAATGTTGTATGCTTTGTTGGTGGTGTCAAGGGAGTAATAAGCAATGGCAATCTTGATGAGATGTTTGGGCAGCTATTCATGTCATGGACAACTCTGCTATTCAGTTATCCGATCCTTAAGGGGCTTGTACCAAACAAGACCAAAAGtaagaagattaagaattaA
- the LOC122604965 gene encoding TNF receptor-associated factor homolog 1a-like isoform X1 has product MTSEALAEWRSSEQVENGIASTSPPYWDTDVDDGCGPRPSELFIRHTWKIDKFSEINKKELRSNVFDIGGYKWYILIYPKGCEVSHHLSLFLCVADHETLHPGWSQFAQFTIAVVNKDPKKSKYSDTLHRFWKKEHDWGWKKFIELSKVLDGFVDADTLTIKAQVQVIRERADHLFRCLDRQYRRELVRVYLSNVEQVCRRFVEEKRGRFGKLIEDKVRWSSFCTFWLGIDKIGRRGMSREKSDSILKVAVKHFFLEKEVASTLVMDSLYSGLKALERQTNNKKLNGNCVDAEAPIPIVLVEKDSFILVDDILLLLERAALESLPPKDEKGPQNRTKDGGLGEDFSKDSFERDERRLTELGRRTFEIFILAHIFSKVEVAYQEVVSLRRQEELIREEEAAWMTGNEQKAKRGASEKEKKSKKKQAKQKRNNRKLKDRGKEEKQDIVVEEKPQRQNLIEDAELMVEYCGADTLEDVSDVSGSVKCDILEETPVEVDSDDRDSSPVNWDSDTSEAQPNMVTTAHNVDRKTQSMKDDSSSTCSTDSLPSVLYKGNSLRDQKSQEPPARSKGKQGNLNGTVTGRCNVDELESNMVKKVVL; this is encoded by the exons ATGACAAGTGAAGCGTTGGCGGAATGGCGGTCATCTGAGCAGGTGGAGAATGGGATTGCTTCGACATCGCCTCCGTATTGGGatactgatgttgatgacggTTGCG GACCAAGACCTTCAGAGTTATTTATTAGGCATACGTGGAAGATAGACAAGTTTTCAgagattaataaaaaagaacttcGTAGTAATGTGTTTGATATCGGTGGCTACAAATG GTACATTTTGATCTACCCCAAAGGTTGCGAAGTGTCCCATCACTTATCTTTATTTCTCTGTGTTGCAGATCATGAAACGCTACACCCAG GTTGGAGTCAGTTTGCACAGTTTACAATAGCTGTTGTGAATAAGGAccccaaaaaatcaaaatattctG ACACATTACATCGATTCTGGAAGAAAGAGCATGACTGGGGATGGAAAAAGTTCATAGAGTTATCTAAAGTTTTAGATGGTTTTGTTGACGCTGATACCCTTACAATAAAAGCTCAAGTCCAAGTTATCAG GGAGAGAGCTGATCATCTATTCCGCTGCCTTGATCGTCAATATAGGAGAGAACTTGTTAGGGTATATTTGTCAAATGTAGAGCAAGTATGTCGCCGCTTTGTGGAAGAAAAGAGAGGAAGGTTTGGAAAGTTGATAGAAGATAAAGTTAGATGGTCAAG TTTCTGCACTTTCTGGTTGGGAATTGATAAAATTGGCAGGCGCGGTATGTCAAGGGAGAAGTCGGATTCGATATTGAAAGTTGCTGTGAAGCACTTCTTTTTAGAAAAGGAAGTTGCATCTACTTTAGTGATGGATTCCTTATATAGTGGACTGAAGGCCCTTGAACGTCAGACCAATAACAAGAAATTAAACGGAAATTGCGTGGATGCTGAAGCACCAATACCTATAGTGCTGGTGGAGAAAGACTCGTTTATTCTGGTtgatgatatattattattgcttGAGAGGGCAGCCTTGGAATCATTGCCGCCAAAGGATGAGAAAGGTCCTCAGAACCGAACCAAG GATGGTGGGTTAGGGGAGGATTTCAGCAAGGACTCTTTTGAACGTGACGAAAGGCGTCTTACTGAACTGGGACGTAGGAcctttgaaatttttattctGGCACATATATTCAG TAAAGTAGAAGTTGCATACCAGGAGGTTGTTTCTTTGAGAAGGCAAGAGGAGCTTATACGTGAAGAAGAAGCAGCATGGATGACTGGGAATGAACAGAAAGCAAAGCGGGGTGCATccgaaaaggaaaagaaatctAAAAAGAAACAG GCAAAGCAGAAAAGAAATAACCGCAAACTAAAGGATAGAGGAAAGGAGGAAAAACAGGATATTGTAGTAGAGGAGAAACCTCAACGACAGAACCTAATTGAGGATGCAGAGTTGATGGTCGAATATTGTGGTGCTGATACCCTTGAGGATGTTTCTGATGTTTCAGGTTCGGTGAAATGTGACATACTTGAGGAGACGCCTGTTGAGGTTGATTCAGATGACAGAGATTCAAGTCCTGTGAATTGGGATTCAGACACATCAGAAGCTCAACCGAACATGGTTACGACTGCGCATAATGTAGATAGGAAGACTCAATCTATGAAGGATGATAGTTCATCAACATGTTCGACAGATTCCCTCCCGTCAGTTCTTTACAAAGGGAACTCACTTCGAGATCAGAAAAGCCAAGAACCACCGGCAAG AAGCAAAGGGAAGCAAGGAAATCTGAATGGTACAGTGACTGGAAGATGCAACGTGGATGAACTCGAGTCTAATATGGTGAAAAAGGTGGTGTTATAA
- the LOC122605007 gene encoding TNF receptor-associated factor homolog 1a-like — MSSSLKTSTCAAHQKTDLKKSSFSIPREPSIGKTLNTDKAVETLVSAKTSGYKMGTQKPAKTLLPTEKAMNSPLITEKPVLSQSSNTIKKPPIQQAAVSVDKSSTQAHSTSGVAIAAPLVPRSASAAVHLGPDDAVPQSYRNAIMGTHATTAATSTAFSQPCSPNLAYSQPPITSLPMFLPQTSTSSISPIPTFSFGMLDYGVLQNESHLSGMGDVDSSRGLPNDPSFLTDITNIDILKRSCNLSDEFPPGFPPHGVLADEFPHLDIINDLLDDEYGIPSAAQVGPLFQSFSNGPHHLTGQFDTSSCRFERPHSYHDEFQRSYGGGFDLSREMVQQQQPNLQPFVNGHINGLIPNHWQMAGADFSYPSWRNLDNNVRQYPDYSNLMMGVNGYTIYRPSNGQ, encoded by the coding sequence ATGTCATCTTCTCTAAAAACATCCACATGTGCTGCTCACCAGAAAACCGACCTAAAGAAAAGCTCATTTTCCATTCCTAGAGAGCCATCTATAGGTAAAACCCTCAATACTGATAAAGCGGTTGAAACTTTAGTGTCAGCCAAAACTTCTGGTTATAAAATGGGGACCCAGAAGCCAGCCAAAACACTCCTTCCAACCGAAAAGGCGATGAACAGTCCATTGATAACCGAAAAACCTGTTCTTTCTCAATCGTCAAACACCATTAAAAAGCCTCCTATTCAACAAGCGGCAGTTTCGGTGGACAAGTCTTCCACTCAGGCTCATTCAACTAGCGGTGTTGCCATTGCAGCACCATTGGTACCTCGTTCAGCAAGTGCAGCAGTACATTTGGGTCCTGATGATGCTGTTCCTCAATCCTACCGAAATGCCATCATGGGGACTCATGCTACTACTGCTGCAACTTCAACAGCTTTCAGTCAACCATGTTCTCCAAATTTGGCATATTCACAGCCGCCTATCACATCACTTCCCATGTTTCTACCCCAGACCTCCACTTCTAGCATTTCACCCATACCAACCTTCTCGTTTGGAATGTTGGATTATGGTGTATTGCAAAATGAGTCCCACTTATCAGGAATGGGTGACGTTGATAGCAGCAGAGGCTTACCTAATGATCCTTCATTTCTGACTGATATTACAAATATTGATATACTCAAACGATCCTGCAATCTTTCTGACGAGTTCCCTCCTGGGTTTCCACCTCATGGTGTGTTAGCTGATGAATTTCCTCATCTTGATATTATCAATGATTTGCTCGATGatgagtatggtataccaagtGCAGCACAAGTTGGTCCCTTGTTTCAAAGTTTCAGCAATGGACCGCACCACCTAACTGGTCAGTTTGACACAAGCTCATGCAGGTTTGAGCGACCTCATAGTTACCATGATGAATTTCAACGTAGCTATGGTGGTGGGTTTGACTTGTCACGAGAGATGGTTCAACAGCAACAACCCAACTTACAGCCTTTTGTTAATGGACATATTAATGGATTGATTCCCAACCATTGGCAGATGGCTGGTGCCGATTTTTCTTATCCCAGCTGGAGGAACTTGGATAATAATGTGCGTCAGTATCCAGATTACTCTAACCTAATGATGGGTGTTAATGGCTATACCATATACCGTCCTTCAAATGGACAGTGA